The segment ATCTTCAATTCTTTATAACCTTAAAAGGGTTAAATGATGCAGATTTTAGAATACTTGAGAAAAAAGAAACTTATGAGTTGCACAAACAGCGTTAAACTTGACCAACAACATGGATGTTTACTTCATACAACAAACCTATCAAAAATGTTTAATTTCCCCTTTAAAACACTCTTCTGATATTCTGTCATGTTCCTGTTATCAGTATGATCAACTACTTATTCATTCATAACCTTTAAATGTTGTCAAATCAGTTTGAGTgagtttttatttttgtttgttatcATTAAGAAGGCTTCCCACTCCACTGTGGTATAATGTGAGGAATAAAACTTTAGGTTAGACAATCAGTCACATGCTAAACATACAACAGCATACATCTTTTCAAAACAAGACAAGAGAAACTTCTTATATATCTTAATTTGTAAACATTACATCGGTAGTCTTATATAAGTTAAATCAAGCTGAATAACAAttgatgacatggcactggtgaGAGATTcgaggtggttttattgagtaagtaaagaaaagctaaagagaagtgtggtaataacaagagtgtggttgagaaagctgaagatttgctgaaatggtttgaatatatggaaagaataagtgaggagacaTTAACAAGACgatgtaagtgtcagaagtgAGGTGGGGggataaggagaagggggagaccaaactggaagtgaaaagatggagtgaacaagattttgagtgggAGGTGATGGTCCAGAGTGACGCTAGAGGGATCTGTCAGCCTGGTGGGACCACATTGTTTTAGCTCATTatggtacattttttttcttgtattagcTAAtggatatatttcattatataattcataatgtatCATTTTTGTCTTAGTTGCATGCATTTTTGGAGTAATGTTGACTATTTCAAAATCATACTTGAAATCAGCATAGAACTAAAACAGTGGGTGAGCTGGGAGCATCTACATCAGCAAGGTACCGTTCATGTAATTGTTTTCTCTTTATTCTAATAtctgtattgtatgtattgtaaataTGGTTGTAAATATTGACTATCATATATGATAATGTATTTTGTTTAGTAAAAACATTTTTTACTTGTGGATATAGGGCTACAGGCAAAACCACATAAAATAAATTACACACCATGGCAGTCACCTCACTTGGGTGGTGTGGAAGTGCTGTCATTTATCACTTAGATTGTTTGCTCTGTAAATGACCTTTGGAACTTCTTAGTGTCATATCTTTCATGTCTATGAAATAGGAACACCTCAACATTGCAGTACCTAATAAAAAAAGGCATTGTCTTCACAAGCAAAAATATACATTTGGATAAATATCACAAAAAGGAAAACCTCTTGAATAATATAgaatttacaagaaaaaaaatcaacagaacataGGTACACTTGGGCCTCACTGACCACAAATGTTTGAATATGAATTTGGGCTGAAGTCCAAAACTTGACAGTTCAACCTGTTTATGTACTAACCATCCCATGCAGAGCAAATTTTGGTGTTAAAGATAAATTGTGCAATATCAGATCTATATGAAGCAAGGGAAGGATGTTCAGTATGGAAGGAAGGGTAGGGTGAAATTAGCAGGAAATTCAAGTTAAAGGAGTTAAATTTACACACTGATACTTTTGGCTCTACTATTCCAAATGTTATGTTGCTTTGTTTAAAAGCATTGTAATATGCAGAATATAATCAGTAATATCAGCAGTGTTTTTATAAACAGCATCTGTATTCTATATCAAATTAAGTCCCTTTAAAATTAAATTGTAATGCATGTATGTCTACCTTACTCAAACACTAGCACAAATAAAGTCATAAAATGCAAACCAAAAAATGAATGTAAAGTGTTGGAAAAACTGAATATCAACAAGAAATACAGTAATGATAAAGATTGTACTCACCAGTCAGACACTAATACTACAGAGTGGTGTAATATTTGGTGAAGGTGTGTTTCCGGCTCAGGGCTGCCCAAGGATACATACGGACACAGTCACAATCGGTTGCTGACTTCATTTTAACAACACAAATAAAAACAGCTCCTGAACATTGCTTCACATACTGTCCTATTTTTACAAAGATTTATCAAGTTTCACTTCTGAACACTAGTTGCCTTTTTCCTATTTTGCCCATATTAAAGGTAGGGCTTACACTTACTCTAAAGCAAATGTTTTAGGTTCATCTCTTATGCATTTTGTCAAAATTGCTGTATTCTAAAGTTCATCTCATGCATTTTGTCAAAGTTGCTGTATTCTATAACAATAGGCTACCACAGTAGGCTATTCTGATGCAGCTCTTTTctatatttttactattattaatgTACAGAACTTCAGTCATGAACAATGAAATTTTCCCCTTTTGCTCAGTCACTTTGGGGAATGCTATATCTCTGGGAGTACAGATCtgtcaaaaacttctcactccaaaggagtctacatttccctccaaccagaagtagtgcagccttaggctgcaggaacctATAGAAcggtcctgggtaataccaggtccctttcatagaaactggtcgtGAGGTAAGGCCATGTTGTGTCATGTCATCATTGATGTTTGCTGTATACAGTAATAGTATGATATGGGTGGTGAAATAATGAAAAAGCAAATCATTTACAATGTACTGGAATATGGTAACAGTTATTATTACTGGTGATTGATGATACAGCTGTGAAAATGTGTAAGCACAAGAATTTATTCTTCTGAGCGAAAAAGAATTTTGTAATGGTTTTACAAAGCTAGGGTGCATTGTTCTGTATCTGAATGTATTAATCATAGCTATGTTTTATTGGACACTGTGATGTAGAGTAATACAACAATCAAGGTATCTATGGACAAGACTTAGTCCTAAAGATAGGCAGGATGCTGTTCACTGTTAAATAGTTTAGTAAAGATTGGTATCACTGTGAATGCAGCTcaatgtatggtgtatgtatttTGGAGAAATGTGCCTTTGAAGTATAGTAAAATAATGGGGAGCTACAGTGAATTTTTTGTGTTTAGAGTACATGTAGGTATGGTAAAGGCCTGGAGATTAAGCTGTGTAACAAGAAATATAAAGACAATTAAATTGGTAAGTAATGAGAAGTTCATGGGCTGAAGAATGTCTACCATGCTTTGaacatagagagaaaaaaaggaatactAAACTATGGACAatctattttgtttttcttgcttTAAGTTTGTAAGACTGAATACTGTAGTATTCCATTTATACATAAAGTGCCATTACTGAGTATATCACTTTTAGATGCTTCTTTGCTGTGTCTTAATTTGTTATATATAAGACAAATTTTACTGATAAGACTTGTGTACCCAAAGCCATTgattttaagaaatatatatgtagattCTGCATGTAAAAGATCCATTATAATGATGTAACGTTGGTCAgtatctaatttttgagggattAATGCCTTTCTTTCTAATTAAATGGATTTTAAATGAAACCTTTCCCTTTAAAATACAAGATTTTGAATTCATAACATTGCACATAATGTTTCAAACTTTATAGAAAAGTATAAATCATTGTTTTCAAAACACTGAGGTACTTCCttatgaaaaaaatggattttcatttaCTGCTAATACAGCATCATCTCAGAGGCAGACTCTTAGAGAGGCAAATGTTAGGGACTGAAATTCTTATTAGCATCAGTGCAATGCTGTATTGCTTTTAAAGAGGTCAGTATTACGATTTATGCTTATGTATAAATGTTTTTCTTCAAAAAATAAATTCTTTAAAGAACTTTCAATTCGTCTTTGCTTATTAGCAAAGATACCCTATGCTGCTCTAAGCTTTTCAGGAACTCAATGTGATATTAAGTGGCATTGTCATAATAAAGACTACAAACATTTCTTAATGTATCTAATTAATTTCCttaatcattttatttttcattctcctCCCTTTTCCAGAACAACACTTTCTGCTATGCAATACAGCAAACCAGACACACTGAATCAGAAAACATCTAAACCATAGCAACTTCCAAATCCCCTGCAGTTACTCTTGAATTATCTCCTACTGCCCTTCCACTTTAATCTACCTTTACATTTACACTGGCCTATATCATGAGAACTATGCATGCCCCAGAAATGGGGATTCAAAGTTCAAAACAAAATTATTCCACCACCTAGCCTAAATGGTGTTTTATGTTTGCATGCTCCTTGTATTCTATCAAGCTTTCTGGTAAACCCTATTGGACACAGTAATATTCAGATATGCAATGTATCACTTTTGCTCTACAGTATCTAACACTGATAAATCTATACTCTTAAAACCAATACACAATTAGACTCTACGTTTGTAACCTACCTTCATTATGATATAAGGTTCACTTAGACTTGGACAAAAACTGAATGTTCGACTGAAATATCCCTATTAGGATTGATTAAGACTGCCAAAGGACCTGGGCACTGAATATGTAAAGATCCCCCACCATTCTCCATAACCTCTTTTACAGTTACAAAATCCTGATAAAAAAAAGTCTTTAACTGAAAGAACAATCATGTCAGAAGTATGGTTAATAAGGTGAAGGGAGAAACTGAAGAGATGGACTGATAAAGTGAATGATGCTTTGAATGACTGGGACCCACACATGGAAGAAAGTGTGAGATATGCATGGTACATAGCAAAGtggagcaatgtagtatacaTTGGGTGATGTAGTATCAATggatgaaccatggcatatgaagtggtaaggagaaaaaggcctgtggggcttggGTGTATATAGGAGAGGCTTTcctttttggtgcattatacatgacagcttgagagtggatgtaagcaaatgaaacCATTGTTAGCTCCTGGCACTCCTTTGctccacaggaaatggcaaataagcaTGAAAAAATCACAATGTAATACAGGTATAATACAATCATGACAAGGTTAAAAATTACCAAACTAAGATTTCATGATAATAAACAGAAAAACAACAATGTGATATTAATGGTTAAAAATTGCTTCTCCTATttttatgaaagaaatatgagaaaCCACAATATCAAAGTCAATTGCCTACCCCAGTTTCATATAAGCAAGATGAAAAACTACATCATCAAAGTCAACCATGTATGTCAGGTCATTTCAGTGGACTTGATTGTGAGGTAGTTCAAACTGTCTTGGTCTAAATTACCCAGCAGCATattcctcactaatttcattctGGATGTTCAGAAAAAAtagaatctacaaaaaaaatggaaaaatcacATCCCTGACAGTCCCAAATATAACTGTACCTTAATGCTGAATGATGAATATTATCTTCCAATGTTCTTCCTAAATGGCAATTGgctgataaagaaaaaagtaatggcAAGTAAAGGTAAAGTATGAAGGCACCCCAAAAGAAATATAGGGCCCCTGGGTACTCTTTAGGCACTGCTGTTAATCTGGCCTTGACTCACATGATAAGATCATTTTGGCTTGGAATATACAAACAAATCTATTCTCTTGATAAATTGCTAATAATCACAATAAACAATATATTTTATTCTATTCTATTGTCTGCAGTGGATGAAATGATCAGCAAATTGCTTTAATCAGTGCATATACAAGGTCAAATAGATATAACAGAAATAACAAATATCCAgttactaatataattatatcaatatatacaaaaCAAAAGACTTGCATTACCAAATGAAGGTTATTTTACAATTTCAGTTGTTTTCTTCACTTCTTATTGTGGTTAGATAGCACACTTAGGTCCAATTCTTCCAGCTGGTTGACAAGCTCCATGTGCTTGAACTGCTCTGGTGAAAGATGAAACttctccaataatgctcttttcACTCTATCACTGCCACCATAATAAAGCTGAAGCTGGTTGACCAGAAACTGGGCTTCGAAGGCATTCTGGGGAAAaccaaataatgaatataaacacaGCAATTCCCAttgaagattttgagcaatcaaggcttgaacatgaaggagggtaaaaggcatgcatggattagagtgaattggaacgatgtgctatattGGGGTCAACGCGCATCACTGGGATTACTGTATCTTTGAACATATCCTTTTTTGCCACCCTAGATAATGACctctccatacattcctcaatgctccctgAACCCTCCCCCCACTTACCCAGCCCaaactcacttttgcttccatgatcCCACTCACTACTAtttccactcccacatatctaaagcactccatttcctccaaattctctCTATTCTAACTcaaatcccaactaacctgttcctctgtACTATTAAGCCTAATGaccttgttttcattcacatttactctcaccttcctcccttcacatGCTATCCAAGCTCAGACACCAATATCAGCaatttctctctcaaatctgtcaccaatgctgtgtcatcagtgaataattgactcatttcctaagcccCTTCATCCTCTaaagtctgcatacttgcccctctctccaagaaccttacattaacctccctcaacaccccatccatacacaaattcaacagccatggtgacatcaaacacccctgctgcagacccaccttcacctggaaccactcacttttgtcactatctacacacacacacacacatactccttaTACTTTTGATAAAAACCTCTCGCTGCATCTTGCAGCTTTACTTCTACACCATATATCTGTAAACCTTCCACAGTACATCTATATTAACTCTTATAACATGATTTTTCCAGATCTATCCTCTTGAAACATCTGATCCAAACTCTACTGAAATCACACtcttcctctccaatctgatgctctgtatatgcattTAGCCTCTCTTCCTAACTCTCCCACACAAGTTACCAGGTactcttaacaaacttatacttctgtaatctaAAGTTTTCTTACCATTGCTATATTTGATTACAGAGACAATTAATCCTACAACAAAACAATCTGGACCAAGCAATTAATCAGTTGGTGAAAGAACACTTCTCTGTGGTAGAGCTTGCATGGACAACttaaaccaaccagtcaactgcaTTAAGTTATGGATacaaaagatataagaaaaataataaggcAGAAAATATACTTACAATTACATTCTTGTCATATTCACCATGCATGAAGACtatgtttctttcttctttaagGTCAGGATAGTGTACCAGTGTCAGACATTCTGGGGCATTCTCTTTGTAGGCCTGAGAGAAATTGCATTTATGAGAACTTAAACTGATCTTTCCCATTTGAAATACACGTGAATCTCACACGTTTGCACTTTGACATGAACAAAATGTTtgactgtttttttcattctACAAGTGTTTCTGAAAAGAAATCTCTTAAAATTCTCCTTCATGGTTTAAATGCATTGACTGAATTAACAATCATAGAAAAACTGGATTCTGAAAGAGGGCTGAGAATGTTAACAGGTTTGGCATTATCTGAATTATTTCATGTTATTCAAGAATTaataagttcaaaagtaaacattACATACTACATCACATAAATTTATTCATCACAATTTATGAACTAAAGATTCAGAGCTTATTCATTGTAagataaaatgtaaaaaaaaaaaagagaaatttggCTAATATGGGGCAAATATGCCAGCCTTTATAGCAAATCTGGTGGTCCCAGGTACAAATCTAACAGTTCTGGGAGTATTCACCTTGGATACCAAAACGTATATAAAATAATTACCTTCCTAAGTAAACAAAAAGCATAAGTATCAATAAAAAACATTCACAGATAAGACTTTTATCAGGAGGTACAGAGTTTCTTTTGGgtccctttcccctctccattACCCATCCTGCTTTTATCCATTatggttttatgccatgagctgtaagaATATTCTAAATATATAGGCTTACACAAAATGTGAATGCTCGTCTTCAATGCAAACATTTTCTAAGATCCCAGGAAATTTCAGGGGCTCCCTATTGGACCCCCAGGCCCAGGTATGATGTACCCCCTGCACTCCCCTCTCATTGGCTGAGCACATTACAGTCATGTTTTCTGCTACAGTGAATATAATTGTGGCTTATTTTTGTCATCATGTGTTTACCTGTCTCACTGATATCAGCCACATTTCCATGTGTTTATATGAAAACTATGGTACATGGGTAAAGAGCAAGTAAAGGTCTTGCTCAAAAAAGCATTGTTATAAGTGAACTTGTATTGATCATTAGCCCTGCCTACTAATCATTTTCTACCAATGAATGGCAAACAGTAATTTTGATGATTACAACACAAAAACCATTACAGAGGACCTTCATGCACATGAATAcataatggatatgtttgaaagacaAATATGTCCTATCTAATTACTCATCTTTTGAAAGACCAACATTTCTTACCTGATAATTTACAAGAGAAGTAAAATGTACTTCATGAGCCTCAAATTGTGCAAGGATAAATTCATAACCTTTATCCCTTGGAAGTGGGAAGAtgaactgaaataaaaaaaaagaatctattttCAGGAAATGAGAATAATTTCTTTTATGCAGTGCTCATGCTGACACAACCATGCTCCAACAAATAGAGCATGGCTATATACATCAACAATACACAATAAAAGGGAAACCATGAAATGAGTCTCACTGAATGTACTTATCTGCATATCTATGATTGCCCTAGGACCACTTCATAAGAAAGGGTCCTGGTATTACCGAAGACCTCCtttccaggggttcctgcagcacAAGATTATGTTACTTCCAGAGGAAAGGAAATGATGGACCTTTTTGAAGTGAGATGTCCCTGAACAAGCTGTACTCCTAATGACTTTTCACTCAATGTGTAACCTAAAGTATGCACAGTCTCGTAACACCATGAGAATGTACTAATGGTACATGTAACAAGTAAACTGTCTCTGTCACTGTGAAATTAAAGGACAGAGGTTTAAGATCTCATGGGGTATTTTCCTCAATTACAATATCAGTTTTCTTACCATTGCTATTCTTAAGTGtttaaaatgccaaaaattccaTAATAGTTATTTCCTTAAAAAATACTTTCAGTATGGGAAGATGGCATTCCTGGAACAAGCAGTGTAAAGCCATGTCACATATCTTTTTAAAACATTAATGTGAAACATATTCTGTTGGGTACATTAGTGGCTGAGTGCCTTGGATATCACAAAATGGTGGTTAAAGGATCTTACATGATAATTTACCAGATTGAAATGTTATTTTCTTCTCTACTGTTCACAGAAACTGAAAGTCCAtcagtctatatctctgacacttgttccctCCTAGAACTCActaaagagggtgaatgtgacagtctccataactggtgaactcaagTTTCACTTCTTAGCCTCTAGTGTCTCACCCTTCACAGACCATTGGTagatggcaactctagcacagtgtttgcagatgctccttacttatgttcctacctactacttctatctaatgtgtctacctagtgttcctacctactacttctacatgatgtttctacctaatgctcctgcctaaatattcctactacttctatctattgctcctaccagtCTGCCATAAGGTAGAGCTagtgcgtagtgctcaccgcaggaaaatctagagtggCAAAGAATGAGctgagtgagttaagtgttgttgagTGTTATGAGCAACAAGGAGAGAATGTACAtgtgtagacagaatgccagtagtccacatgttagtaaggcagaaagaaaagacaactacctggttcagaggagtgcagcttgacaaccactgaaggaTTTGGCTCACTAtgcacccatcaccaaccctcccagtaccctgACTGTTGGCTGCCTGCCAACACAACTAAATGTCTTTAAAGAGTATCACATTGAAATTAATATCTTTTTCTTAATCTTCTGTTGGTATAGGTATATTGATCACAAGGAAAAGCAGCTGTATGGTAACAATAACTACTATGATAATCTCAATGAAATGCAACAGTTGAAATGAGACACATTCAGACTGGAACTGTTTAAGCTGTCTCTTTGAAACTGCAGGATAGTGGTCCGAAGCTCTTGTGGGGAAAATCTAACTCATAAGAATGTCTTACTTTCTCCCAGTTATTATTCCCAAGTGCAAAAAAGAAAACCTACATATGGTTACGGACCTTGTTCAAAAGGTCACGAATGTTATTCCAGGCTGTGATAATTGTTACAGTAGCTGAGCATAGTGTTAGGTCAAGGAACATGGAATTCATCTGAACTGTGTTGCAATTTGGTAAGTGAGTTATGCTTCTTTATCTGGTCTATTATGTGGGTATTAATCACAAGGGGGTCTTTTATACTTGAAAACCCTACTACTGTGAGATGGGATATTTGCTGTACGTTACCGACTCTAAGTTGATAAGCAAGAGAACAGAAACTGGAAGAGGATATTTCACCAAACTTCTAATAGTGTTACAATACAGTATTTGTTTAGATTTGTATTTTTGAAAGAAATACTTTTGTTTATAAGTGTGCAGAGGCCACTGCCTCCTATACTGTTGAACTTTCTCACAATGAGGGATGCATTCACGATAAAAAATGACTGTAAGACCCAGGAAGTATTAATATGATTAGATAAGCATCTAAAGTCCTTTTTGTCTCTTATACCTGCATTTTAGCAAACTGAAAAATAAGTATTATATTAATTAGAAAAGTTAATAATCTATATTTCCTTACTTACAGTTGAGTATTTTTGAGCTGTTTCCTGTAGTTTATCATAAGTGCTGGCTGGAATGATTCCACTTACTGCATCCTTGTGACGAAAATGCTCAGTCCAAATCTGTAAAGGGAATATACATGCAATACAATATCAAAGCTCATCAAAACAAAATATTAGTATCCATTCAAGTATAACTACAGTAAGATTTTGCAATGAGGCAGGGTGATTTCATATTGTTCACCATATTGTTTCACaataaagttgttttctgctgccatACACATTTCATAGTTATCTATCTTGGTTCcattcaaaaaattttttttcaccatttgtCCAGTCTTTTGGATAGATTTCTTAAATTGGTTGGCAAAATATGATAGTTCATCTTTCATAGTGGGATCTTAAATACTTTCGTTTTgtgccttttttttatatactcctTGGAATTTTCATCACTTGATTACTCCATTTTTTCCTTATTGTGAAGTCTTGAATCCTATGGTGTTttctttaattcactctatttgttGCTACACTTAAATAATTACATATCTtcctatatatatccctagggatggggagaaagaatactcatgTATTTCCTGCACGTCgtataaggtgactaaaaggggtgggagcagggtggctggaaatctccctcttgtttttacttttccaaaagaaggagcggaaaagggggccaagtaaggattctCCCTTTAAGGCTTAATGCTCTGTTTTTGACAGTACCTCACTAacctgggaaatggcaaatatataaagaaagaaatcTTCCTACACTATATAGCTGAAGTTCCCTCAGTCTTTTATAACAGTTCATGTGTTCTATTTCCTCAAATTAACTTACAAGGTATTTCTGAATTCACCCTGGATCATCAATTTCAGCtaatgtgatgagagagagagagagagagagagagagagagagagagagagagagagagagagagagagagagagagagagagagagagagagaattaatacCTGCATCATGAGTACTTGTCTTCTTTCTCATTGTCCTCATCCTAATATGATTTGAGCTTATATATACATGAATCTGTCTAAGGAAAGGTATATGTCAATAACATTCTATAAACAAATATCAGATGTCAACTGAGCAAAGTAGAAAATATGACACTGGCAAAAACCAAGTGAGTGCCATGCTCAGATGCATCTAGTGAAAAGCAACAGACTAAAGAAAGAATTTAGTCTCCATTATATCAACTAACTTTTACAACTGAATTATATCAACCACGTTTTACACCTCAAAAAGTCTTTTTTGaataacaaacctgcaaaatatcaTACCTCTACATGCTGAAAAGAACACACAAATAAAGACTGTTTACAGATGCATATTTCTAAACTTCTTGATGATGACCAGAAGAAAAGATAGGAA is part of the Panulirus ornatus isolate Po-2019 chromosome 67, ASM3632096v1, whole genome shotgun sequence genome and harbors:
- the LOC139747197 gene encoding ATP synthase mitochondrial F1 complex assembly factor 1-like — encoded protein: MNQLGHRCSLVVHAARSIMSKQPVSTSSYAMVKAIEELEKNPYFEKYAAKIAKLQKESPEEFLAKISKGKEIKESQPGGHGFTEVAKKSKKAVAKDAYAPIKKLDSIMRIELLKCKSNEEVKYIWTEHFRHKDAVSGIIPASTYDKLQETAQKYSTFIFPLPRDKGYEFILAQFEAHEVHFTSLVNYQAYKENAPECLTLVHYPDLKEERNIVFMHGEYDKNVINAFEAQFLVNQLQLYYGGSDRVKRALLEKFHLSPEQFKHMELVNQLEELDLSVLSNHNKK